In a genomic window of Virgibacillus sp. SK37:
- a CDS encoding M48 family metallopeptidase, with product MSYISYGTTTIHYCHYKQTRKDVKISIDLVNGVEVFTPHNIDEAKLVQIIKRKAPWISQKLLELNEVNTTVQPKEFVSGEKLPYLGRYYRLKVYKEPVANTSLQFKQGRFIATVPREWSQERIQNQLEQKLIEWYRQYGFKKINERAKKYESMLGVKPRSLQLKTQHKRWGTCTPNGDIYLNWRIVMAPSRVIDYIIVHELAHLIVSEHNDRFWRIVRTNLPHFKEAKEWLRVHGTELHSIG from the coding sequence ATGTCTTACATTTCATACGGAACTACCACTATTCATTACTGTCATTATAAACAAACTAGAAAAGACGTTAAAATATCAATCGACCTAGTTAATGGAGTCGAAGTATTCACACCACATAATATTGATGAGGCAAAACTAGTTCAAATCATCAAGCGTAAAGCACCGTGGATTAGTCAAAAGCTCTTGGAACTCAACGAAGTTAACACAACAGTTCAACCCAAGGAGTTCGTCAGTGGTGAAAAGCTGCCTTATTTAGGTCGTTATTATCGACTCAAAGTATATAAAGAACCAGTAGCAAACACTTCACTTCAATTTAAGCAAGGGCGCTTCATTGCTACCGTACCTCGTGAATGGTCTCAAGAACGTATCCAAAATCAACTCGAACAAAAATTGATTGAGTGGTACCGACAATATGGATTTAAAAAAATTAATGAACGAGCAAAAAAGTACGAATCCATGCTAGGTGTTAAACCTCGTTCTTTACAGTTAAAAACACAACATAAACGATGGGGAACGTGCACCCCAAATGGTGATATCTATCTAAATTGGCGCATTGTGATGGCACCCTCACGAGTAATTGATTATATTATCGTGCATGAGTTAGCTCATCTAATTGTTTCTGAGCATAATGATAGATTTTGGCGGATTGTCAGAACCAATCTTCCTCATTTTAAAGAAGCTAAAGAGTGGTTGCGTGTACATGGTACCGAATTACATAGCATCGGATAA